A genomic stretch from Edaphobacter aggregans includes:
- a CDS encoding PxKF domain-containing protein produces MQPPEPVDPSPLNGEMYYLINQLSGLQIDLNNNSATPGDNMVVNRRSFTNLSQRWAFIKALSGNWKISNIQNGLCLDTAAAHGVTHAVQNPCAINVPTQEWAFTYVTNGYYVVTNSATKLVLDVSNAGVSSGAQLIESSLSGPPTQSQLWLFRPTFFRGNDSSLQEKTEYDRAAVNNSSIYPWWHDAYLPGQDVIQIFKNNGMNMIRVRPASINTTVTRGNISFPITTGPYNHYTLASPPATQIIPATATGSAGGPGDYAETDWSGVDLAVRAKQLGISVNVTLFYDGWNTSDTPGNWAGATIEQLSGVPSTNDCTLAGNCLMYNYVKQEMELYRAMGGWPDVVALGNEVTSGMFNTGGTGGLSGTNCNTNNSGGGTCFIAIQKAAMQAILDAASDTSSPLLGPPLPPPIRCIHITGDRDLYTYYYGATVTNGIPLDAICESYYPGWHGPTTQAQYNWFHSSGQQIAEPNFAKEATELGLPIFNIEDGVSYALASQYSTASPQDIWYGINPPGPSAALARQAMIDLNKVQKAVPNNLHMGMEWWAGEATGVSGPALTSLNNYWWTGGVGIFDARTTAGDPRDNAAMPVILALGGKLDPTLAYKFVNAANERVLETANASTAAGAALSTGMDTGLAGIHQQWQIVSQDGDAEQNSAIYPAPMDYRGDGYFQIISLNQAKGLNVLDSQNGASGSAVVQNPEIVSAEALTGNANQEWDIQSAGNCGDIPVNCANPPLTATGNYYTIINKATGMLLTANGTGPNVTIVLQPPAAAPNGDFTVPASKGQLWQIVPVHITGRAVYPFTGFDSPVGNPPTVNEENAGRAIPIAFSLGGNQGLGLIVPDYPTVTLVNCKSLSAIGSAVPASTAGNSGLGYDAASNAYTYVWKTDKSLSGTCQMFTLLLIDGSDHEAYFQFK; encoded by the coding sequence ATGCAACCGCCGGAGCCGGTTGATCCAAGTCCTCTCAATGGCGAGATGTATTACCTCATCAATCAACTCTCCGGTCTGCAAATAGACCTGAATAACAACTCGGCCACACCCGGCGACAATATGGTAGTCAACAGGCGAAGTTTCACCAATCTGAGCCAGCGATGGGCATTTATCAAGGCGCTTAGCGGAAACTGGAAGATCAGCAATATTCAGAACGGTCTCTGTCTCGACACTGCGGCCGCGCATGGTGTGACACATGCGGTACAGAATCCCTGTGCCATCAACGTTCCCACACAGGAGTGGGCCTTCACCTACGTGACTAACGGCTATTACGTGGTCACGAACAGTGCCACGAAGCTTGTGCTGGACGTATCCAACGCAGGTGTTTCTTCTGGTGCCCAACTGATCGAATCCTCGCTCTCGGGTCCACCGACGCAAAGCCAGTTATGGCTGTTCCGCCCCACGTTTTTCCGCGGCAACGACTCGAGCCTCCAGGAGAAAACAGAATACGATCGAGCTGCCGTAAACAACTCTTCAATATACCCCTGGTGGCACGACGCCTATCTCCCCGGACAGGATGTGATCCAAATCTTCAAGAACAACGGGATGAACATGATCCGGGTGCGCCCCGCTTCCATCAACACCACTGTCACCCGCGGAAACATCAGTTTTCCTATTACAACCGGCCCATATAACCACTACACGCTCGCATCCCCGCCAGCCACCCAGATTATTCCCGCCACGGCAACCGGGAGCGCCGGAGGCCCCGGGGACTACGCGGAAACAGATTGGTCTGGCGTCGACCTTGCTGTGCGGGCTAAACAACTCGGCATATCGGTCAACGTAACTCTTTTCTACGATGGCTGGAACACATCCGACACGCCCGGCAACTGGGCAGGCGCGACCATCGAGCAGTTATCGGGAGTGCCGTCCACTAATGATTGCACCCTTGCCGGGAATTGCCTGATGTACAACTACGTCAAGCAAGAGATGGAGCTCTATCGGGCCATGGGCGGCTGGCCGGATGTGGTTGCGCTCGGAAATGAAGTGACCAGCGGTATGTTCAACACGGGTGGCACTGGCGGCTTGAGCGGCACAAACTGCAACACGAATAACAGTGGAGGCGGAACCTGTTTCATCGCCATACAAAAGGCAGCCATGCAGGCGATTCTCGATGCAGCGTCCGATACGTCGAGTCCATTGCTTGGCCCCCCGCTTCCGCCGCCCATCCGTTGCATTCACATCACCGGCGATCGTGACTTGTACACCTATTATTACGGAGCAACTGTAACCAATGGGATCCCGCTCGACGCAATCTGCGAGAGCTACTATCCGGGCTGGCACGGACCCACGACGCAAGCACAATACAACTGGTTCCACTCGAGCGGGCAGCAGATTGCCGAGCCTAACTTCGCCAAGGAAGCCACCGAACTTGGTCTGCCGATCTTCAATATCGAGGATGGCGTCTCCTATGCATTGGCTTCTCAGTACAGCACCGCCAGTCCTCAGGATATCTGGTATGGGATCAATCCGCCCGGACCTTCTGCAGCGTTGGCACGCCAGGCGATGATCGATCTCAACAAGGTGCAGAAGGCCGTGCCCAATAATCTGCACATGGGCATGGAATGGTGGGCCGGCGAGGCCACGGGCGTTTCGGGCCCGGCGCTCACTTCACTCAATAACTACTGGTGGACCGGTGGTGTAGGCATCTTCGACGCCCGGACCACGGCCGGCGATCCCCGTGACAACGCGGCGATGCCCGTTATCCTGGCGTTGGGCGGCAAACTGGATCCCACCTTGGCCTACAAATTTGTCAATGCCGCCAACGAGCGCGTTTTGGAAACCGCTAACGCCTCTACCGCTGCCGGCGCCGCGTTGAGTACCGGTATGGATACGGGGTTAGCGGGCATCCACCAGCAATGGCAAATCGTCTCCCAGGATGGCGATGCTGAACAGAACAGCGCCATTTACCCCGCTCCAATGGATTACCGCGGAGATGGGTACTTCCAGATCATCAGCCTGAACCAGGCCAAGGGGCTGAACGTTCTGGATTCACAGAACGGAGCGTCAGGTAGCGCGGTAGTGCAAAATCCCGAGATCGTTAGCGCCGAGGCACTCACCGGGAATGCGAATCAAGAGTGGGACATCCAGTCCGCCGGAAACTGCGGCGATATCCCGGTAAATTGCGCCAATCCACCCCTCACCGCAACCGGAAACTATTACACGATCATCAACAAGGCCACCGGAATGCTGTTGACAGCGAATGGAACAGGTCCCAATGTGACCATTGTATTGCAGCCCCCAGCCGCTGCCCCTAATGGGGACTTTACGGTTCCTGCCAGCAAAGGCCAGTTGTGGCAGATCGTCCCCGTCCACATCACCGGGCGTGCGGTCTACCCATTTACTGGTTTCGACTCGCCCGTAGGCAACCCGCCCACAGTGAACGAGGAGAATGCCGGTCGCGCGATTCCCATCGCTTTCAGCCTGGGCGGCAATCAGGGTCTCGGCCTCATTGTTCCCGACTACCCCACCGTGACGCTGGTTAACTGCAAGAGCCTGTCAGCGATAGGCAGCGCCGTACCGGCGTCAACTGCAGGCAACAGTGGACTCGGCTATGATGCCGCGTCGAACGCCTATACGTACGTGTGGAAGACCGACAAGAGCCTCAGCGGCACGTGTCAGATGTTCACCCTTCTCCTGATCGACGGCTCGGACCACGAGGCTTACTTCCAGTTCAAGTAG
- a CDS encoding DoxX family protein, with the protein MRIASVGHTVFSVNMIGLGIVGLLYWDFVPVWNPVPGNVPARELFIYLGALISLTSGIGLFVPRMANIAARLLLATLLLWLLLFRLPNFLHEPLFAACWTVFPLAVMLAAAWVLYVWFAADWDRKHLSFVSSNNGLRIARVLYGLSLIFFGMAHFLAVQATTPLVPNWLPAHLFWAYFTGSTFIAAGVAVLIGLYARLATALSALQIGLFLVLVWIPIVAAGSKVPFQWSETILNTALLAAAWVIADSYRNTPWLAANSR; encoded by the coding sequence ATGCGCATCGCAAGTGTTGGTCATACGGTCTTTTCGGTCAACATGATCGGTCTTGGAATTGTGGGTCTTCTGTACTGGGATTTCGTCCCGGTGTGGAATCCTGTTCCCGGCAATGTCCCCGCACGCGAACTATTTATTTACCTCGGCGCCCTCATCTCCCTAACGTCTGGCATTGGTCTGTTTGTTCCGCGCATGGCGAACATCGCCGCGCGCTTGTTACTCGCCACTCTTTTACTGTGGTTGCTACTTTTCCGGTTGCCAAACTTTCTTCATGAACCCCTTTTCGCAGCCTGCTGGACCGTATTTCCGCTCGCGGTCATGTTGGCCGCCGCCTGGGTGCTTTATGTCTGGTTCGCCGCTGACTGGGACCGTAAACATCTTAGCTTTGTCAGCAGCAACAACGGCCTGCGCATCGCCCGCGTACTCTACGGCCTCTCGTTGATCTTCTTCGGCATGGCCCATTTCCTCGCCGTGCAAGCCACGACTCCGCTAGTCCCTAACTGGCTACCGGCCCACCTGTTCTGGGCATACTTTACGGGCTCTACCTTCATCGCGGCGGGCGTCGCGGTGCTCATCGGCCTCTATGCGCGATTGGCAACAGCCCTCTCCGCCTTGCAAATCGGATTATTCTTGGTTCTGGTATGGATACCTATCGTGGCAGCAGGCTCCAAAGTTCCCTTTCAGTGGAGCGAGACCATCCTTAACACGGCACTCTTGGCCGCGGCCTGGGTGATCGCCGATTCTTACCGAAACACCCCTTGGCTCGCCGCGAACAGCCGATAA
- a CDS encoding mechanosensitive ion channel family protein: protein MSNIRASILLAVLALALGGGIPLFGQESPNAVAASRDAVAADEDNNGLLQADVVIDGKALFSVRGVRAHPAERRAEEIENRIKAVARNSKISANSLTLEEHPEGTWIMADGQRILAVLNEDASIEGISPRPLAEVYRGRIGEAIEAYRRDRRPGFLLRRALYALGATLVLVVVLRFGRRIVAFLRARFEQRYRARIEGFEHKAHHIIKVKQIWGVLAGLLNLTYGLAIAVAVYVYLHYVLSLFPWTRAFASSMYRMAVDPLRTMGSGLVGIIPNLIFLAILVVVTRYGLKVIRAVFDSLGAGTMTWKGFDPEWALPTYRLVRLLVIAFAVVVAYPYIPGSESGAFKGVSLLIGVIFSLGSSSLIGNLVAGYSMTYRRAFRVGELVKIGEHIGNVEQIRLLVTHLRTKKNEEVIIPNSSILGSEVINYSSIANARGLILHTTVGIRYDVPWRQVEAMLLEAAARTEGLHRHPSPFVLQMELRDFCVMYEINVFCDKPHSMLAFKTALHRNILDVFNEYGIQVMVPAYEGDPDQPKIVPKERWYATPAKDDVSTNRASK from the coding sequence ATGTCCAACATCCGAGCATCAATCCTTTTAGCCGTCCTCGCCTTGGCACTAGGAGGAGGTATTCCTCTTTTCGGCCAGGAAAGTCCGAATGCAGTTGCGGCGAGCAGAGATGCAGTTGCGGCTGACGAGGATAACAACGGCTTGCTCCAGGCGGACGTCGTCATCGACGGCAAGGCGCTCTTCTCAGTACGAGGCGTTCGAGCCCACCCGGCGGAGCGTCGTGCGGAGGAGATCGAAAATCGAATAAAGGCCGTGGCCAGGAACTCGAAGATTAGCGCGAACTCACTCACACTTGAAGAGCATCCTGAAGGAACCTGGATCATGGCCGACGGTCAGCGCATCCTGGCGGTGTTGAACGAGGACGCGTCAATCGAAGGAATCTCTCCCCGCCCGCTTGCGGAGGTATACCGAGGCCGCATCGGCGAGGCGATCGAGGCATATCGCCGAGACAGGCGCCCCGGATTTCTATTGCGACGCGCCCTATACGCGCTCGGGGCGACACTTGTGCTAGTCGTTGTATTGCGATTTGGCCGCCGGATTGTCGCCTTTTTGCGAGCAAGATTCGAGCAGCGTTATCGGGCGCGTATTGAGGGCTTTGAACACAAGGCGCATCACATCATTAAGGTGAAACAGATCTGGGGGGTCCTGGCCGGCCTGCTGAATCTCACGTATGGTCTGGCAATCGCGGTGGCAGTCTACGTTTACCTCCACTACGTCCTCTCCCTGTTTCCATGGACGCGAGCGTTTGCGAGCAGCATGTACCGAATGGCTGTCGATCCGCTGCGGACCATGGGCTCAGGACTGGTTGGCATCATACCCAATCTTATTTTTCTAGCGATTCTTGTCGTTGTCACGCGTTATGGGCTGAAGGTGATTAGAGCTGTCTTTGACAGTCTTGGTGCCGGAACCATGACGTGGAAGGGGTTTGACCCGGAGTGGGCCTTGCCCACCTACCGGTTGGTACGGCTGCTCGTAATTGCGTTCGCCGTCGTCGTCGCTTATCCCTATATCCCCGGTTCCGAATCAGGCGCTTTCAAGGGTGTTTCGCTGTTAATTGGCGTCATCTTCTCCCTGGGTTCCTCTTCGCTCATCGGGAACCTGGTCGCCGGCTACAGCATGACGTATCGTCGTGCGTTTCGGGTTGGCGAGTTGGTGAAAATCGGGGAGCACATTGGCAATGTCGAGCAGATCCGCCTTCTTGTTACGCACCTGCGCACCAAAAAGAACGAGGAAGTGATTATTCCCAACTCCTCTATTCTGGGCAGTGAAGTCATTAATTACAGCTCAATAGCGAATGCGAGGGGCTTGATTTTGCACACGACTGTCGGTATCAGGTACGACGTGCCCTGGAGGCAGGTCGAAGCAATGTTGCTCGAAGCCGCGGCACGGACTGAGGGACTGCATCGCCACCCATCCCCTTTCGTGCTGCAGATGGAACTTCGGGACTTCTGCGTTATGTACGAAATCAACGTCTTCTGCGACAAGCCACATTCAATGCTTGCATTCAAAACTGCGCTCCATAGAAATATTCTCGATGTCTTCAACGAGTACGGAATACAGGTCATGGTGCCGGCCTATGAGGGCGACCCGGATCAACCGAAGATCGTTCCCAAGGAACGGTGGTATGCGACCCCCGCGAAGGATGATGTTTCCACGAATAGGGCGTCGAAATAA
- a CDS encoding glycoside hydrolase family 43 protein, giving the protein MSLGVTSENLFLLVTLYLLLISAAGHSQEPTLGQDTFHNPLLSSGPDPWVTQHNGFYYYMNTTGRNLTIWKTRDITDLAHAEKKIVWTPPAEGPYSHEIWAPELHFLDGKWYIYFAADGGANASHRVYVLENTAADPLIESWVFKGKVADKTDKWAIDPSVFENQGQKYLVWSGWDKDSDGEQRVYIAHLKNPWTIDSARVVLSYPKYSWEQVGDLLDRAEMPHVNVNEGPEILQHGNDIFLVYSASACWTDYYELGLLRAISGSNLLDPASWKKFDHPFFKQDRKAGVFGPGHNGFFRSPDGKEDWIIYHANSASKEGCGERRSPRIQPFTWNADGTPDFGKPIPTSTAIRKPSH; this is encoded by the coding sequence TTGTCCTTAGGGGTCACAAGTGAAAACCTGTTTCTACTCGTCACGCTTTATCTGCTGCTGATCTCTGCGGCGGGGCACTCCCAGGAACCCACATTAGGGCAAGATACCTTTCACAATCCTTTACTGTCGAGTGGGCCGGATCCTTGGGTAACTCAACACAACGGCTTTTATTACTACATGAATACGACTGGGCGAAACTTAACTATATGGAAGACTCGCGATATTACTGACCTTGCTCACGCAGAAAAGAAAATCGTGTGGACCCCACCGGCCGAGGGACCTTACTCACATGAGATCTGGGCGCCTGAACTGCACTTTCTCGACGGCAAATGGTATATCTACTTTGCCGCGGATGGTGGAGCAAATGCATCACACCGCGTCTACGTGTTAGAGAACACGGCGGCGGATCCGCTTATTGAGAGCTGGGTCTTCAAAGGGAAGGTAGCGGACAAGACAGACAAGTGGGCAATCGATCCCTCCGTTTTTGAAAACCAGGGGCAGAAATATCTGGTCTGGTCGGGATGGGACAAGGATAGCGACGGAGAACAACGCGTCTACATCGCCCATTTGAAAAATCCTTGGACAATTGATTCCGCGCGTGTCGTTCTCTCTTACCCGAAGTATTCCTGGGAACAGGTAGGTGATTTGTTAGACCGGGCGGAGATGCCGCATGTCAACGTCAATGAAGGTCCAGAGATCCTTCAGCATGGCAATGACATTTTTCTCGTATACTCCGCCTCTGCTTGCTGGACCGACTACTACGAACTCGGTCTGCTTAGGGCAATATCTGGTTCAAACCTGTTAGATCCCGCATCGTGGAAAAAATTTGATCATCCTTTTTTCAAACAAGACAGAAAGGCGGGTGTTTTCGGGCCAGGTCATAATGGGTTCTTTCGATCACCCGACGGCAAGGAGGACTGGATCATCTATCACGCTAATTCCGCTTCGAAAGAAGGATGTGGGGAGCGACGATCGCCACGCATCCAGCCTTTCACTTGGAATGCGGATGGAACCCCTGATTTCGGAAAACCAATTCCGACCAGCACTGCGATCCGAAAGCCATCTCATTAA
- a CDS encoding tetratricopeptide repeat protein: protein MQPRKTIWSGAVVFLSLWCVCMAQQEPAGPAPQSDKLDAFEEVLRQHPKDEMARHGEVTEAIEEALTARRKANNDLALAFLLRANYWVHDDAELLTDIGIQEESMTLNLDADAALTRARELRPRDPRILYAIARNKIELNQVQASEQAWKDYLAMRQNDASAHYGYGLLLEMMQRNEEARNEFKKSIALSPNQAESYYRLGEIARNTGQGVQAEQFYKQALEHDSAHAGAWAGLGMIAYNARRYDEAEQDLEKAIEHSQNLQIAHYYYGLALAKLGRKEESTMEFETAARLADAENARRQKTKRLAAQPYQPQ from the coding sequence ATGCAACCGCGCAAGACAATCTGGAGCGGCGCCGTCGTTTTTCTCAGCCTCTGGTGTGTCTGCATGGCGCAGCAGGAGCCGGCCGGGCCCGCTCCCCAAAGTGACAAGCTGGACGCATTTGAAGAAGTTCTTCGGCAGCATCCAAAGGATGAAATGGCCCGTCATGGAGAAGTAACCGAAGCAATTGAGGAGGCCCTCACCGCTCGCCGCAAGGCCAACAATGATCTCGCACTTGCATTTCTGTTAAGGGCAAATTATTGGGTGCACGACGACGCCGAGTTACTTACAGACATCGGTATCCAGGAAGAATCAATGACTCTCAATCTGGATGCCGATGCAGCACTCACCCGAGCTCGAGAATTGCGTCCTCGGGATCCAAGGATTCTCTACGCCATCGCCCGCAACAAGATCGAACTGAATCAGGTACAGGCGTCTGAACAGGCATGGAAGGATTACCTGGCGATGCGCCAGAACGACGCATCAGCGCACTACGGATACGGCTTGTTGCTCGAAATGATGCAGCGAAATGAGGAAGCCCGCAACGAATTCAAGAAGTCAATCGCGCTCTCTCCGAATCAGGCCGAGTCTTACTACAGACTAGGCGAAATTGCCCGCAATACGGGACAGGGCGTGCAAGCTGAGCAGTTTTACAAACAGGCACTTGAGCACGATTCAGCTCATGCCGGAGCTTGGGCCGGCCTCGGCATGATTGCATACAACGCCAGGCGTTATGACGAAGCGGAGCAAGATCTCGAGAAGGCCATTGAACATTCTCAGAATCTGCAAATAGCGCATTACTATTATGGACTTGCCCTGGCGAAACTGGGACGAAAGGAAGAATCGACGATGGAGTTCGAAACCGCTGCCCGTCTTGCCGATGCTGAGAATGCGCGCCGACAGAAGACAAAGCGTCTGGCGGCGCAGCCATATCAGCCACAGTAG
- a CDS encoding tetratricopeptide repeat protein, with protein sequence MKGRHFQSGLGRFFCRCCAGLAASSFLLALVPGTLSGQDAPAIQSLRTGMQAMHDGRVDDAERAFRAAIAAAPQLPDAHMDLGLALLRKGRPAEAAASLSKAIEIDPAARGAHLFLGIAQYQNNHLDEARTALKQELAQNPKSTEALTWWGIVELAAGDPEAAILPLDEAAKLAPNDIDVLDYRARAHSLVANESYIRMREIDPESWHVHRALGQAFADMGNPQAAIKEYQAAIAKQPKNPDLYEALGNEYQKLSRFAEATQAYKTELQLSPDNPVALYNLGKIDVEQERAADGVAFLEKSVPLLQHPEPGYYYLGLGMVKLGRDSEAITWLEKSLRGNPSNFIKRGAYFQLARVYQRLHRPDDAARAQAELKKFETDPSGLSREDQ encoded by the coding sequence ATGAAGGGCCGCCATTTCCAGTCCGGTCTCGGTAGGTTCTTTTGCCGTTGCTGTGCGGGACTGGCCGCTTCGAGCTTTCTGCTTGCTCTCGTACCCGGGACTTTGTCTGGACAGGATGCGCCGGCGATTCAATCGCTGCGCACCGGGATGCAGGCGATGCACGATGGCAGAGTTGATGACGCAGAAAGGGCGTTCCGGGCGGCGATTGCAGCTGCGCCGCAACTGCCTGATGCGCACATGGATCTTGGCTTGGCGCTTTTGCGCAAAGGGCGCCCGGCCGAGGCTGCGGCATCCCTGAGCAAGGCGATCGAGATTGATCCGGCAGCGCGAGGCGCTCATCTGTTTCTGGGTATCGCACAGTATCAGAACAATCATCTGGATGAGGCGCGGACGGCCCTTAAACAGGAGCTTGCGCAGAACCCGAAAAGCACCGAGGCGCTGACCTGGTGGGGAATCGTCGAGCTTGCTGCCGGGGATCCCGAAGCTGCAATCCTGCCTCTGGACGAAGCGGCAAAGCTGGCGCCCAACGATATCGACGTTCTCGACTATCGCGCCCGCGCGCATAGCCTGGTGGCAAACGAAAGCTATATCCGTATGCGCGAGATTGATCCCGAATCTTGGCATGTGCACCGCGCGCTAGGGCAGGCCTTTGCGGATATGGGTAATCCGCAGGCGGCAATCAAAGAGTACCAGGCGGCCATTGCGAAACAGCCGAAAAATCCCGACCTCTATGAAGCGCTCGGCAATGAATACCAGAAGCTAAGCCGATTCGCTGAAGCGACGCAGGCGTATAAGACTGAGCTCCAACTGAGTCCTGACAACCCAGTGGCGCTCTACAATCTGGGAAAAATAGACGTGGAGCAGGAGCGTGCTGCGGATGGCGTGGCGTTTCTCGAGAAATCTGTGCCGCTACTCCAACACCCCGAGCCTGGCTACTACTATCTCGGCCTCGGCATGGTAAAACTTGGACGCGACTCGGAGGCCATAACCTGGTTAGAGAAGAGTCTCAGGGGCAATCCTTCCAACTTCATCAAGCGGGGCGCATATTTTCAGTTGGCACGGGTTTACCAGCGCCTGCATAGGCCCGACGACGCAGCAAGAGCCCAGGCAGAGCTCAAGAAATTTGAGACTGATCCATCCGGCCTTTCGCGAGAAGATCAGTGA
- a CDS encoding tetratricopeptide repeat protein, producing the protein MLLPLLWHAMGQAQSALYSQGLAAYNARQWAQAAVLMTQAEANSPGVTDALLYTGKSYLQLNRLVDAEKSLAEFIRTHPTSADALYALGLAQQRENKPRESLATFTRAAKLRIPRSEELRIVGLDYVLLGEYPDAIHWLEKAVAFDGNNTEAWYSLGRCDYTQSRFNEAEKAFERVLALEPEHMKAAENLGLTYSAMNRLDDAERSFRLAVTLAKQKGSKDEWPYLDYGSFLEDQHRSQEAIPLLEQSVKLNPQCTACHEKLGRALGDAGKPQDGVRELEQAVALNKNDARLHWELGLAYRKAGMQVEARKELELSRRLYGIKATGEPK; encoded by the coding sequence ATGCTGCTCCCGTTGCTCTGGCATGCAATGGGACAAGCGCAGAGCGCGCTCTACTCTCAGGGTCTGGCTGCCTATAACGCAAGACAGTGGGCCCAGGCAGCAGTCTTGATGACTCAGGCTGAAGCGAATTCACCGGGAGTTACCGATGCACTCCTGTATACGGGTAAGTCCTATCTGCAGCTCAATCGCCTAGTAGATGCGGAGAAGTCATTGGCCGAATTTATTCGGACGCACCCCACATCGGCGGATGCACTGTACGCGTTGGGTCTTGCGCAGCAGCGCGAAAACAAACCTCGCGAATCACTTGCTACATTTACACGCGCAGCGAAGCTTCGCATTCCAAGATCAGAGGAACTGCGAATCGTAGGTCTTGACTATGTGTTGCTCGGCGAATATCCGGACGCAATCCATTGGCTAGAGAAGGCAGTCGCTTTCGATGGCAACAATACGGAGGCGTGGTATTCCTTGGGACGATGCGACTACACCCAAAGCCGGTTCAACGAGGCCGAGAAAGCCTTTGAGCGTGTCCTTGCCCTCGAACCCGAGCACATGAAGGCAGCGGAAAACCTTGGACTCACATACAGCGCGATGAATCGACTGGACGATGCGGAAAGGAGTTTTCGGCTAGCTGTTACGCTTGCCAAACAGAAAGGAAGTAAAGATGAGTGGCCCTATCTGGATTACGGCAGCTTTCTCGAAGACCAACACCGGTCTCAGGAAGCAATCCCACTACTTGAACAGTCCGTCAAGTTGAATCCCCAATGCACGGCCTGCCACGAAAAACTTGGCCGCGCCCTCGGTGACGCCGGGAAGCCGCAGGATGGGGTCAGGGAACTCGAACAGGCAGTAGCGCTGAACAAAAATGATGCACGCCTACACTGGGAACTTGGGCTGGCCTACCGCAAAGCCGGAATGCAGGTGGAGGCGAGAAAAGAGCTTGAGCTGAGCAGACGGCTCTACGGCATAAAAGCCACAGGCGAGCCGAAGTAG